The sequence below is a genomic window from Thermodesulfovibrionales bacterium.
TGGGAGCGGTTTGCATGTCACCTTTGTTGACCTCGGGGTTTCACCGCTCGCAAACTCCTTTCTCAGGGCAGACGAATTAGGCAGGATGGAAGCCTTTTATCCGCTCCATACCTATGTCTGCGAGCACTGCTTTTTGGTACAACTCGAGGCATTTCAGACTCCCGAGCACATGTTCGGCGATTATGTCTACTTTTCCTCATACTCTGATACGTGGCTCCGACATGCAGAGGAGTTCACGAATGAGATAATGGCGCGCTACGCATTGACCGGATCGAGTCAGGTGATCGAGATAGCGAGCAATGACGGCTATCTCCTCCAATATTTTCAGCAGCGGGGGGTCTCAGTCCTGGGAATCGAACCTGCCGCCAACGTTGCCGAAGCGGCCATCGGGAAAGGCATTCCGACGCTTGTCGAATTCTTCGGCGCGAAGACGGCAGAGAAACTCAGTTCTCAAGGAATAAAGGCTGACGTCCTCATAGGGAACAACGTCCTCGCTCATGTGCCCGATTTAAAGGATTTTGTTCTAGGCATGAAAGTCCTTTTGAAAGGTAACGGCGTAATTACGATCGAATTCCCGCATCTCATGAGACTCATCGAGGACAGCCAGTTTGATACCATTTACCATGAACACTTCTCTTACTTCTCATTTGGAACGGTTCTCAGAATCTTTTCAGATCAGGGTCTGACCGTATTCGACGTTGAGGAACTGAAAACCCACGGCGGCTCATTGAGAGTATATGCGAGACATACTGAGGATAAGACGAAGCCGGTCACCGGGGAGGTGAAAGCATTAGAGGCGCGGGAAGACAAGGCCGGTCTGACGAACCTTGAATATTACCGTTCATTTGGAGAAAAGGTGAAAGAGGCAAAGCGTGCCATCCTTGACGTTATGATCAAAATAAAGAGGGCAGGGAAAACCATTGTCGGTTATGGCGCTGCCGCTAAGGGCAACACGCTTCTTAATTATTGCGGTATACGGAGTGATTTTCTCGATTACGTCGTTGATCGCAACCCCCATAAGCAGGGAAAGTATCTCCCGGGAACCCGCGTCCCGATCCATCATCCGGACAAAATCAGAGAGACGAAGCCCGACATCCTCCTCATCATCCCGTGGAATCTGAGAGACGAGATTACGGAACAGATGTCCCACCTGCGTTCCTGGGGAGGTCGGTTCCTCGTACTGATCCCCGAAATAAGAGTCTTTTAACAGGCTATGAAAAAAGTATTGATTACCGGCGGAACGGGCTTCATCGGAAGGCACTGCATCCCCCTGCTCGTTGCCCGGGACTACGAAGTTCATGCCCTTTCCTCGAGGACATCGGGCGTTGAGGAGAGAAATGTACATTGGCACAGGGCCGATCTTTTTGAGAAAGGGCAGGTCTTCGATGTCTTGGCCAGGGTGAAGCCGACGCATCTGATTCATACCGCATGGTGTGTGACTCCCGGGAGTTACCAGAATTCCCCGGCGAACATAGAATGGGTCAAGGCGAGTCTGGATCTGGTTCAAGCCTTTGCAAGGCAGGGCGGCAGGAGGCTCGTGATTACCGGAAGTTGCGCAGAGTACGACTGGAGATTTGGCTACTGCTCGGAATCTCTGACCCCGATCGTTCCAAGAGACCTCTACGGAACGGCAAAGCACTCCCTGCAGCTTATGGTCAGCGCCTATTCAGCCAATGTTGGGTTAAGCGCCGCCTGGGCAAGAATCTTTTTTCTCTACGGACCCCATGAACACCCGAAGAGGATAGTACCGTCCGTAGTCCGTTCATTGTTGTCGGGCAGTCCGGCCCGCTGTTCAGAGGGCGATCAGATCCGGGATTATCTCTATGTGGGCGACGTTGCCGATGCGTTGGTTACCCTTCTCGATAGTAAAATCCAGGGCCCTCTCAATATCGGTTCCGGGTCGCCCGTTTCGATAAAAGAGATCGCATATACCATCGGCCATAAATTGAAGAGGTCCGACCTTATCGAACTCGGTGCTCTGCCTCTCTCTCCTGATGATCCGCCTCTCGTTGTTGCCAACACCTCACGGCTGAAAGAAGCACTCGGGTGGGAACCGACTTACGGTCTTAACCGCGGCATTGACCTGACCATAGAATGGTGGCGGGACAATATGTTCCGGTCGTCATCGGCGGTTGTTAAGGAGACGACAGAGTTTGAGAGCGTAAAAATGGAAGGCAGATCCTCTAAGGGGAAGGAGCGATGAACGGTAAGAATCCTGAGGTAACGCTTGTCATGCCTTGTTATAATGAGGAAGATTCGCTGCCGGTAACCGTTCCTGAATTGTGCGATGCCTTCGGTGCGGATGGCGTACGCCTCGAACTTGTGCTTGTTGATAATGGCTCAAGGGATAAAACGGGCGAGATTATCGACAGTCTCATCGCGGCAGGGTATCCGATCAGGAAGATGAGCCTCAGCCCGAATCAGGGGTATGGCGGCGGGGTTCTCGCCGGATTGAACGTCTGTGAGACTCCCGTTGTAGGCTACCTCTGTGCCGACGGCCAGGTCTCTGCTGAAGACACGCTGATCGCATACCGCCTCATAAAGGGGAGGGAAGACCGCGCGATAACCAAGGTGAGAAGAAAATTTCGCAAGGACAGCCTGAAAAGAAAAATCGTGTCTATCGTTTATAACGGATTGATGCAGGTTCTCTACGGCGGCCTCGGAGCTATTGATGTCAACGGAAATCCGAAGATCTTCTCGCTGAAGACATTAAAGGCTATGGAACTCTCTTCGCGGGACTGGTTCCTGGATCCGGAATTCATCATTAAGGCGAAGCACATGGGTCTGAGAATCATCGAGTTCGATGTGGAGGGTGTTGCGAGAAGAGGTGGAGCCTCAAACGTAAGAACGAGCACCTGCATCGAGTTTCTCAAAAACATTCTTCTCTATCGGTTCGGCAGCGCCCTGAAATCATGGAGACAGAGAATAACGGAAGCCGGCCCCTATGTCTGTCATGATGATTCTAAAGTCACGCGCTCTGTCAAACCATGATCACAACGGAATAGCTTTGCCGGCCCATGGATGAGGCGGTCATGAACGAGAATTTCTGGGAAGACAGACATGTATTTGTCACCGGCGCTACCGGTCTTCTCGGGTCTTGGATGGTAAAACGATTGCTCGAATCGGGAGCCGATATCACCTGTCTCGTTCGTGACTGG
It includes:
- a CDS encoding NAD(P)-dependent oxidoreductase, translated to MKKVLITGGTGFIGRHCIPLLVARDYEVHALSSRTSGVEERNVHWHRADLFEKGQVFDVLARVKPTHLIHTAWCVTPGSYQNSPANIEWVKASLDLVQAFARQGGRRLVITGSCAEYDWRFGYCSESLTPIVPRDLYGTAKHSLQLMVSAYSANVGLSAAWARIFFLYGPHEHPKRIVPSVVRSLLSGSPARCSEGDQIRDYLYVGDVADALVTLLDSKIQGPLNIGSGSPVSIKEIAYTIGHKLKRSDLIELGALPLSPDDPPLVVANTSRLKEALGWEPTYGLNRGIDLTIEWWRDNMFRSSSAVVKETTEFESVKMEGRSSKGKER
- a CDS encoding glycosyltransferase family 2 protein, producing MNGKNPEVTLVMPCYNEEDSLPVTVPELCDAFGADGVRLELVLVDNGSRDKTGEIIDSLIAAGYPIRKMSLSPNQGYGGGVLAGLNVCETPVVGYLCADGQVSAEDTLIAYRLIKGREDRAITKVRRKFRKDSLKRKIVSIVYNGLMQVLYGGLGAIDVNGNPKIFSLKTLKAMELSSRDWFLDPEFIIKAKHMGLRIIEFDVEGVARRGGASNVRTSTCIEFLKNILLYRFGSALKSWRQRITEAGPYVCHDDSKVTRSVKP
- a CDS encoding class I SAM-dependent methyltransferase, yielding MRSKETVNHHQADLEITMSRGTHGMRSRRCRFCGSGLHVTFVDLGVSPLANSFLRADELGRMEAFYPLHTYVCEHCFLVQLEAFQTPEHMFGDYVYFSSYSDTWLRHAEEFTNEIMARYALTGSSQVIEIASNDGYLLQYFQQRGVSVLGIEPAANVAEAAIGKGIPTLVEFFGAKTAEKLSSQGIKADVLIGNNVLAHVPDLKDFVLGMKVLLKGNGVITIEFPHLMRLIEDSQFDTIYHEHFSYFSFGTVLRIFSDQGLTVFDVEELKTHGGSLRVYARHTEDKTKPVTGEVKALEAREDKAGLTNLEYYRSFGEKVKEAKRAILDVMIKIKRAGKTIVGYGAAAKGNTLLNYCGIRSDFLDYVVDRNPHKQGKYLPGTRVPIHHPDKIRETKPDILLIIPWNLRDEITEQMSHLRSWGGRFLVLIPEIRVF